The Fibrobacter sp. UWB2 genomic interval CGACATTTACCGCCGCCTCCGTACGGTGAACCCGTCTCCGTACATGTTCTTCTTGGATTACGGCACGCACCAGTTCATCGGCGCATCTCCGGAAAGCTTGATCCGCGTACGTGAAGGCATCGCCACCATCCACCCGATTGCAGGTACCCGCCGCCGCGGTAAGGACGACGCAGAAGACGAAGCATTGATGAAGAATTTGAAGGGCGATCCGAAGGAACGCGCAGAACACTTGATGCTCGTAGACCTCGCCCGCAACGACCTCGGCCGCGTTTGCGATGCCGGTACGGTCGAAACGACCAAGTACATGGAATGCGAAAAGTTCAGCCACGTGATCCACTTGGTCTCTGACGTGCAAGGTAAAGTTTCCAAGAACAAGAAGGCAATTGAAGTGCTACGTTCCAGCTTCCCGGCAGGTACGGTGAGCGGCGCTCCGAAAATCAGCGCCATTGAAATTCTTTCTGGTCTCGAAAAAATCAAGCGTCGCTTCTATGCTGGCGCCGTGGGTTACATTGAATCGGACGGAGACTTGGATTTCTGCATCGCTATCCGTTGCTGCTTAAAGCAGGGCAAGACCATCAGTCTGCAGGCCGGTGGTGGCATTGTCGCGGCCTCGAACGCCGACCGCGAATTTGAAGAAACGAACGAAAAGCTCGGAGCAATCAGGGCTGTACTGGAGGGTGACAACTAGATTGCTTCGGCTTTCAGCCTCGCAATGACGAAACACCCCAAAACTTTAAAAAAGAGATTACAACCATGATTATCATTATTGACAACTACGATTCTTTTACTTATAACGTTTATCAGGCTTTGGCCAAGATTACCACCGAAGAAATCCGCGTGCTCCGTAGCCGCGAATGCACCATTGCAGACATTGAAAAGTTGAACCCGAGCCGCCTCATTGTGAGCCCGGGCCCGGGCCGCCCCGAAGATGCCGGCATTTCCGTAGAAGCCATTAAGCACTTTGCAGGCAAGCTCCCGATTTTGGGCGTGTGCCTCGGCCACCAGGCTATCGGTTACGCCTTTGGCGCAAAGATTGTTCAAGCCAAGTTCATCAAGCACGGCATCGCCGAAGAAATCGACCTCGACGGCAAGGGACTTTTCCGCACCATCGGCAAGAAGAACATCTTTACGCGTTACCACAGCTTGGTCATCGACGAATCTACGCTCCCGGGCGATTTCGAAGTGACCGCCCGCGCAACAGACGGCGACATCATGGGCATTCGCCACAAGACGCTCCCCATTGAAGGCGTGCAGTTCCACCCGGAATCCATCGCTAGCGGCCGCGCCGACGAATTCTTCAAGGCTTTCCTCAACTACCGTCGCGAACCGCTCGATATCCGCGGAATCCTGAACACGCTTACTGCAGGCAAGGATTTGACTCGCGAAACCGCCGAAATGTTCATGGAAGACTTGACGGACGGTATCATGGACGAACGCCAGATGGCAGCAATCCTTACCGCACTTTCCAGCAAGGGCCCCGTGACCGAAGAAATTGCAGGCTGCGCCAAGGTTTTGAGTAGCAAGAAGCGCAAGTTCCCGTACAGCGGCGACGAACTCACAGACATCGTGGGTACCGGTGGCGACGGCAAGGGAAGCTTCAACGTGAGCTCTCTCTCCGGCCTTATCGCAGCAAGCTGTGGCGCCAAGATCGCCAAGCACGGCAATCGCGCGGTTTCGAGCAAGTCCGGTGCCGCTGACTTCTATACCGCAGCCGGCTTCAAGCTCGACATGACTCCGGA includes:
- a CDS encoding bifunctional anthranilate synthase component II/anthranilate phosphoribosyltransferase → MIIIIDNYDSFTYNVYQALAKITTEEIRVLRSRECTIADIEKLNPSRLIVSPGPGRPEDAGISVEAIKHFAGKLPILGVCLGHQAIGYAFGAKIVQAKFIKHGIAEEIDLDGKGLFRTIGKKNIFTRYHSLVIDESTLPGDFEVTARATDGDIMGIRHKTLPIEGVQFHPESIASGRADEFFKAFLNYRREPLDIRGILNTLTAGKDLTRETAEMFMEDLTDGIMDERQMAAILTALSSKGPVTEEIAGCAKVLSSKKRKFPYSGDELTDIVGTGGDGKGSFNVSSLSGLIAASCGAKIAKHGNRAVSSKSGAADFYTAAGFKLDMTPEKAASVIDKTNFVFLMAPVYHSAMRFAGPVRGALGVKTIMNLLGPLTNPAEAKYLMLGVYSKSILEPFTKAAKTLGAKRVMVAISDDGYDEISPCVPTTIAEILEDGEYREYRIDPKEFGVPAVDPEDLAGGTGVDNFNLALDVLNGKGRPGIKYACALNAGAALYISKKAASIKEGFDKAIKAMEDGSVLKKIEEVKVATNA